A stretch of candidate division WOR-3 bacterium DNA encodes these proteins:
- the speB gene encoding agmatinase has protein sequence MRFYFARADYKAASFIILGIPFDRTSSFLPGTRFAVNNVRLGAENIETFSPYQNLSLPEDKIFDAGDLLPEMPPEEFFKLVEERVSSFLSDKKKVLSIGGEHTISLPCVQAYKKFYPDLILVHLDAHSDMRDEYLGEKICHATVMRRIQEVVGEEGIFSFGIRSLTEECRKRHKNLYPFRVLEPLLALKERLRGRPIYLTLDLDILDGCLFPAVSTPEPNGIFFAELLAAIKELAHLTLVGADIVEYNPLSNPSLAYAVGVSLLVREIILAYFNRGVNEKNVFLGR, from the coding sequence ATGCGTTTTTACTTTGCCCGGGCGGATTATAAAGCCGCGAGTTTTATCATTTTAGGTATCCCTTTTGACCGCACATCCTCTTTTCTCCCCGGAACACGGTTTGCGGTCAATAATGTGCGGCTGGGAGCGGAAAATATTGAGACCTTTAGCCCCTACCAGAATCTCTCCCTACCCGAAGATAAAATTTTTGATGCCGGTGACCTCTTGCCCGAAATGCCCCCCGAGGAGTTTTTCAAATTGGTGGAAGAAAGAGTCTCTTCCTTCCTTTCCGATAAGAAGAAGGTTTTGAGTATCGGCGGCGAACATACCATTTCCCTGCCCTGTGTCCAGGCTTACAAAAAATTCTATCCTGACCTCATTCTGGTTCACCTTGATGCCCATTCCGATATGCGGGATGAATACTTAGGGGAGAAGATCTGTCACGCCACCGTAATGAGAAGGATTCAGGAGGTGGTGGGGGAAGAAGGAATCTTCTCTTTTGGTATCCGCTCCCTGACGGAGGAGTGTCGGAAAAGGCATAAAAATCTTTACCCCTTTCGGGTCTTAGAACCACTCTTGGCGCTTAAAGAGAGATTGAGAGGAAGACCAATTTATCTCACCTTAGATTTAGACATTCTTGACGGCTGTCTCTTCCCAGCCGTTTCCACGCCGGAGCCGAACGGAATCTTCTTTGCCGAACTTTTGGCAGCGATCAAAGAACTTGCCCATCTCACCTTAGTGGGAGCGGATATTGTTGAGTATAACCCTTTATCTAACCCCTCTCTCGCTTATGCGGTGGGGGTCTCCCTTTTGGTGAGAGAGATAATCTTGGCTTATTTTAATAGGGGGGTAAATGAAAAGAATGTCTTTTTGGGGAGGTAG